Proteins from a single region of Microbacterium sp. zg-Y818:
- a CDS encoding SDR family NAD(P)-dependent oxidoreductase, with translation MSIGGSSALVTGGASGLGLATAQRLAAAGVRVVIVDLPSSPGEAVAQELGGVFAPADVTDPAAVAIAMEAAAAHGPLRVVVNCAGIAPPVKVLDRQGQPSPLADFAKTVQINLVGTYNVLSQAAAAMAATDPEADGSRGVIVNTASVAAFDGQIGQPAYAASKGGVHAMTLPIARELARYGIRVCTIAPGIMETPMLAGLPQAAQDSLGQQVPYPPRLGRPAEYAALVMSIVENGYLNGETIRLDGAIRMAPK, from the coding sequence ATGTCGATCGGCGGTTCCAGTGCCTTGGTCACCGGGGGTGCGAGCGGTCTCGGTCTCGCCACGGCGCAGCGCCTCGCAGCGGCCGGGGTGAGGGTCGTCATCGTCGACCTGCCGTCGTCGCCGGGCGAGGCGGTCGCGCAAGAGCTCGGGGGAGTGTTCGCACCCGCCGACGTCACCGACCCCGCTGCGGTCGCCATCGCGATGGAGGCGGCTGCGGCCCACGGTCCGCTGCGCGTGGTCGTCAACTGCGCGGGCATCGCCCCGCCCGTGAAGGTGCTCGACCGGCAGGGCCAGCCGTCACCGCTCGCGGATTTCGCGAAGACCGTCCAGATCAACCTCGTCGGCACCTACAACGTGCTCTCGCAGGCTGCGGCGGCGATGGCCGCCACCGACCCCGAAGCCGACGGGAGCCGTGGCGTCATCGTCAACACTGCGTCCGTGGCCGCCTTCGACGGGCAGATCGGCCAGCCCGCGTACGCCGCGTCGAAGGGCGGCGTGCACGCGATGACCCTGCCGATCGCGCGCGAGCTCGCTCGCTACGGCATCCGTGTGTGCACGATCGCGCCGGGCATCATGGAGACGCCGATGCTCGCCGGACTCCCGCAGGCGGCGCAGGACTCGCTCGGTCAGCAGGTGCCCTACCCCCCTCGGCTCGGCCGGCCGGCGGAGTACGCGGCGCTGGTGATGTCGATCGTGGAGAACGGCTACCTCAACGGTGAGACGATCCGCCTGGACGGCGCCATCCGGATGGCGCCGAAGTGA
- a CDS encoding cyclase family protein translates to MGNLSDARYADLPLLAADRDERHAWEHWGAGDPLGTLNRITPDVRRDAVATVRTGETINLDLPLDEPYPTLFGRRPYRHTFSGPSQRNFIDDRIDDLFPQASTQWDGFRHLVIPGHGWFGGVQIDFETDRDTLGIQHWASGIIGRGVLVDVSERTLAALTDDPSKPIDPIEADELQAAIDATGEPLRAGDILCVRTGWMQYYHGADAAEREAVAGRFTWPGLSGSSDMAQLLWDSGFAAVAADNPGVEAAPGRRGSGTLHRRALALLGMPFGELFDFDALAVALHAQNRASFLFMAVPLNIPGGVGSTGNAVAML, encoded by the coding sequence ATGGGGAACCTTTCAGACGCGAGATACGCCGACCTGCCGCTGCTGGCCGCCGACCGCGACGAGCGGCATGCATGGGAGCACTGGGGCGCCGGCGATCCGCTCGGAACCCTGAACCGCATCACCCCCGACGTCCGCCGCGACGCCGTGGCCACGGTGCGCACGGGCGAGACGATCAACCTCGACCTCCCCCTGGACGAGCCCTACCCGACGCTGTTCGGACGCCGCCCCTACCGGCACACCTTCAGCGGGCCGAGCCAGCGGAACTTCATAGACGACCGTATCGACGATCTCTTCCCGCAGGCATCCACGCAGTGGGACGGCTTCCGCCACCTCGTCATCCCCGGTCACGGCTGGTTCGGCGGCGTCCAGATCGACTTCGAAACCGACCGCGACACGCTCGGAATCCAGCACTGGGCGTCGGGCATCATCGGTCGCGGCGTGCTCGTCGACGTCTCCGAGCGCACCCTCGCCGCCCTCACCGACGATCCCTCCAAGCCGATCGACCCGATCGAGGCCGATGAACTGCAAGCCGCGATCGACGCGACGGGAGAGCCGCTGCGCGCCGGCGACATCCTGTGCGTGCGGACCGGATGGATGCAGTACTACCACGGTGCCGATGCCGCCGAACGCGAGGCCGTCGCGGGCCGCTTCACGTGGCCGGGTCTGTCGGGGTCGAGCGACATGGCACAGCTGCTGTGGGACAGCGGCTTCGCCGCCGTCGCCGCAGACAACCCCGGCGTGGAGGCGGCCCCGGGCCGTCGCGGATCGGGAACCCTCCACCGCCGCGCACTGGCGCTGCTAGGCATGCCGTTCGGCGAGCTCTTCGACTTCGACGCCCTCGCCGTCGCGCTGCACGCCCAGAACAGGGCGTCGTTCTTGTTCATGGCCGTTCCCCTGAACATCCCGGGCGGGGTCGGTTCGACCGGCAACGCCGTGGCGATGCTCTGA
- a CDS encoding MaoC family dehydratase N-terminal domain-containing protein, with protein sequence MTATITTLDEFEREFRDGLGVPLTPRAWRTVTPEWVQRFSDGVGDYNPLYRDEEYADTARFHQLVASPAFIFSINFGAMASIWGHLAPGSVPMNALTILYGGARIQWHRPIWVGDRVRAIETPEAITRKSLRQIPEALVCTGRTEYFNHRGEKIATLHNDMLRFPNQGRGVEAAPRDLGEQIAPDPLVWSRERRGSAPLYGAEVAVGDELPELAKGTFTRTELYLFAHGALSTKRAAKVAPGAVDVGAGGRADPEYARRERAQEGSFDFGPQRFCWMIQLVTDWMGDHGTLESFTARLHRPNIVGDTNRVRGRVTGIRREGDTFVAEVAVEVLNQSDATTTAGTATVRLPSDGAGLDHEILFTKDVASNTGMYG encoded by the coding sequence ATGACGGCGACCATCACCACGCTCGACGAGTTCGAGCGCGAGTTCCGGGACGGCCTCGGTGTGCCGCTCACGCCCCGGGCATGGCGGACGGTCACGCCGGAGTGGGTGCAGCGCTTCTCCGACGGCGTCGGGGACTACAACCCGCTGTACCGCGACGAGGAGTACGCGGACACGGCGCGCTTCCACCAGCTCGTGGCTTCGCCGGCCTTCATCTTCTCGATCAACTTCGGCGCCATGGCATCGATCTGGGGTCACCTCGCCCCCGGGTCCGTGCCGATGAACGCGCTCACGATCCTCTACGGCGGAGCCCGCATCCAGTGGCACCGCCCGATCTGGGTCGGCGACCGCGTGCGCGCGATCGAGACGCCCGAGGCGATCACGCGCAAATCGCTGCGGCAGATCCCCGAGGCGCTGGTGTGCACTGGCCGCACGGAGTACTTCAACCACCGCGGCGAGAAGATCGCGACCCTGCACAACGACATGCTCCGCTTCCCGAACCAGGGCCGCGGCGTCGAGGCGGCACCGCGCGATCTCGGCGAGCAGATCGCGCCCGACCCGCTGGTGTGGTCGCGCGAGCGCCGCGGCTCCGCGCCGCTTTACGGCGCCGAGGTGGCGGTCGGCGACGAACTCCCCGAGCTGGCGAAGGGCACCTTCACGCGCACCGAGCTCTACCTGTTCGCGCACGGGGCACTCAGCACGAAACGTGCGGCGAAGGTCGCGCCGGGCGCGGTGGATGTCGGCGCCGGCGGCCGCGCCGACCCCGAGTACGCCCGCAGGGAACGTGCGCAGGAGGGCAGCTTCGACTTCGGCCCGCAGCGCTTCTGCTGGATGATCCAGCTCGTGACGGACTGGATGGGCGACCACGGCACCCTCGAATCGTTCACGGCGCGGCTGCACCGCCCGAACATCGTGGGCGACACCAACCGGGTGCGGGGGCGGGTCACCGGCATCCGTCGGGAGGGCGACACCTTTGTCGCCGAGGTCGCCGTCGAAGTCCTCAATCAGAGCGACGCCACGACGACGGCGGGAACCGCGACCGTGCGGCTGCCCTCCGATGGTGCGGGCCTGGACCACGAGATCTTGTTCACGAAGGACGTCGCCTCGAACACCGGAATGTACGGCTGA
- a CDS encoding flavin reductase family protein produces MSDSKNVFRQVLGQYPTGVTAVTARTAEGKPVGMAVGSFTSVSMDPPIVGFLPTKTSSSWPQIEAAGTFCVNVLTSEQENVCRAMSARGDDKFAGLPWTEGVTGAPALDGALAWIECTVRDVLDAGDHYIVLGDVVDLRMGTPALPLVFFRGGYGKFSSGPLVAENFHDQHQVRLVNAVRDEMQAVASELGVEASATAEIDGKLVLVATTWSPFSDRAAVRAGDRVPFRPPFALPFAVWGTAERRRQWLQGVPDAQRGAAETVLDTAAERGWAVSVRPEPAGDAVQRMIAANSHGTLPVGPDGIDPRNVSVPVLGPDGSVRLSLSLSGMTVDYARSHLADAADRLVMAARKAERAVASQLSSD; encoded by the coding sequence ATGTCCGATAGCAAGAACGTCTTCCGTCAGGTACTGGGCCAGTACCCCACCGGTGTCACCGCTGTCACGGCCCGCACGGCCGAGGGCAAGCCCGTCGGTATGGCCGTGGGCTCCTTCACGTCGGTCTCGATGGATCCCCCCATCGTGGGGTTCCTTCCGACGAAGACCTCGAGTTCGTGGCCACAGATCGAGGCGGCGGGCACGTTCTGCGTGAACGTCCTGACGTCCGAGCAGGAGAACGTCTGTCGCGCGATGTCCGCACGCGGCGACGACAAGTTCGCCGGCCTGCCATGGACGGAGGGGGTGACCGGTGCCCCCGCACTCGACGGGGCGCTCGCGTGGATCGAGTGCACGGTACGCGATGTGCTCGACGCGGGTGATCACTACATCGTGCTCGGCGACGTCGTCGATCTCCGCATGGGGACCCCCGCGCTTCCTCTCGTGTTCTTCCGCGGCGGCTACGGGAAGTTCAGCTCCGGTCCCCTCGTCGCCGAGAACTTCCACGACCAGCACCAGGTGAGGCTCGTCAACGCGGTGCGCGACGAGATGCAGGCCGTCGCGTCCGAACTGGGCGTCGAGGCGAGCGCCACGGCCGAGATCGACGGAAAGCTCGTCCTCGTCGCGACCACGTGGTCGCCCTTCAGCGACCGCGCCGCGGTCCGCGCCGGCGACCGGGTGCCGTTCCGTCCGCCGTTCGCCCTCCCGTTCGCCGTGTGGGGCACCGCGGAGCGGCGGCGGCAGTGGCTGCAGGGTGTGCCCGACGCCCAGCGGGGTGCGGCCGAGACCGTGCTCGACACTGCCGCTGAGCGAGGTTGGGCCGTTTCCGTGCGTCCGGAGCCGGCCGGTGATGCGGTGCAGCGGATGATCGCCGCGAACTCGCACGGGACGCTGCCGGTCGGTCCCGACGGTATCGACCCTCGCAATGTGAGCGTGCCGGTGCTCGGCCCCGACGGCTCGGTGCGCCTCTCGCTTTCGCTGTCGGGCATGACGGTCGACTACGCGCGCTCGCACCTCGCCGACGCCGCGGACCGCCTGGTGATGGCCGCCCGCAAGGCGGAGCGCGCCGTCGCGAGCCAGCTCTCGTCCGACTGA
- a CDS encoding SDR family oxidoreductase, which produces MTDILHSQRLQGLRVVVAGGGGAIGAPIALACAAQGARVVVADISEKYAQETVDAIVAAGGEAHAVPIDVGDLASIDAGIDAAKTALGGIDALVNSTGVSGSANTLDVTEEHWDRIHTINLKGAFFLIQAAARVMAEQGEGGAIVTITSTNAERGVLGHVPYGGTKGALRQMVFGLAADLAEHNIRVNNVGPGMMATTMRNDGESTERTHVPRKVLRRRLPTGADVAKMVTYLLSDEGEYVTATNLYVDGGALSGLF; this is translated from the coding sequence ATGACCGACATCCTGCACAGCCAACGCCTCCAAGGGCTGCGAGTCGTCGTCGCCGGCGGTGGCGGCGCCATCGGCGCCCCCATCGCGCTCGCCTGCGCCGCACAGGGCGCGCGCGTGGTGGTCGCCGACATCTCGGAGAAGTACGCGCAGGAGACGGTCGACGCCATCGTCGCCGCCGGAGGCGAGGCGCACGCCGTGCCCATCGACGTGGGCGACCTCGCCTCCATCGATGCGGGCATCGACGCCGCGAAGACAGCACTCGGCGGCATCGACGCGCTCGTGAACTCGACCGGCGTCAGCGGCTCGGCCAACACGCTCGACGTGACCGAGGAGCACTGGGATCGCATCCACACCATCAACCTCAAGGGCGCCTTCTTCCTCATCCAGGCGGCCGCACGCGTCATGGCCGAGCAGGGCGAGGGCGGCGCGATCGTCACGATCACCTCAACCAATGCCGAGCGCGGCGTGCTCGGCCACGTCCCGTACGGCGGGACGAAGGGCGCCCTGCGGCAGATGGTGTTCGGTCTCGCCGCCGACCTCGCCGAACACAACATCCGCGTCAACAACGTCGGCCCCGGCATGATGGCCACCACGATGCGCAACGACGGCGAGTCCACCGAGCGCACCCATGTCCCCCGCAAGGTGCTGCGTCGCCGCCTGCCCACGGGTGCCGACGTCGCGAAGATGGTGACCTACCTCCTCAGCGACGAGGGAGAGTACGTGACGGCGACCAACCTGTACGTCGACGGTGGCGCACTGTCGGGCCTGTTCTGA
- a CDS encoding enoyl-CoA hydratase/isomerase family protein, with protein sequence MSTQTNVRISHPDEDGVGVVEVLHGPESYVTVFVLRDLLAALRELDADPHCGAIIVRSEGKHFCAGRDWATARDPEDSAEAIYAVAPGLLELRTPWIAELTGGSIGVGMGLALCADYRVAADTSYLWPKFVRIGIHHGFGLTATLPWLVGPQRATELLSLGARVGMDEAHQWGLVDRVAPLEEITAAAHTLAAELAAQPREALAAIRETMRAPLRERFAAAIAHERAAQTALHGSKDFQQATGGGYRYREDAGTTR encoded by the coding sequence GTGTCAACGCAGACGAATGTGCGCATTTCGCATCCCGACGAAGATGGCGTCGGTGTCGTCGAGGTTCTCCACGGACCGGAGAGCTACGTGACGGTCTTCGTGCTGAGGGACCTCCTCGCCGCCCTTCGCGAACTGGACGCCGACCCGCACTGCGGCGCGATCATCGTGCGCAGCGAGGGCAAGCACTTTTGTGCAGGGCGGGATTGGGCCACCGCACGCGACCCCGAGGACAGCGCCGAGGCGATCTACGCCGTCGCGCCAGGGCTGCTGGAACTGAGGACCCCGTGGATCGCCGAACTGACCGGCGGCAGCATCGGGGTGGGCATGGGACTGGCCCTGTGCGCCGACTACCGCGTCGCCGCCGACACGTCCTACCTCTGGCCGAAATTCGTGCGGATCGGCATCCATCACGGCTTCGGCCTCACCGCCACCCTCCCCTGGCTCGTCGGGCCGCAGCGCGCCACCGAACTGCTCTCTCTCGGTGCCCGCGTCGGCATGGACGAGGCCCATCAGTGGGGTCTCGTGGACCGGGTCGCACCGCTGGAGGAGATCACCGCCGCCGCGCACACCCTCGCCGCGGAACTCGCCGCACAGCCCCGCGAAGCCCTCGCCGCGATTCGGGAGACCATGCGGGCGCCCCTGCGCGAACGATTCGCGGCGGCCATCGCGCATGAGCGCGCGGCGCAGACCGCGCTCCACGGGTCGAAGGACTTCCAACAGGCCACGGGGGGCGGGTACCGGTACCGCGAGGACGCGGGGACGACGCGGTGA
- a CDS encoding NUDIX hydrolase, translating into MTGDDTRLAATVVMTRPGPTGPEVLMLRRSAGSPAFPGMWVFPGGTVSEADRASDGDALRAAAVREVEEECGLVLAADDLEPLSEWLPPEQARARFRTSFYRAAYVAGEVRTDDFEVVEHAWITAAGALARHAEGAWDFGPPTWVTLAAMATEDSHPAREFHSHVVGSEPTILAWAGDERHPDRPGPAGARHRITLGPRPWVYLRCNAHEPAAPEPKEAAA; encoded by the coding sequence ATGACCGGCGATGACACGCGCCTGGCGGCGACCGTCGTGATGACGCGCCCCGGGCCGACCGGCCCCGAGGTGTTGATGCTGCGGCGATCGGCCGGGTCGCCCGCGTTCCCTGGCATGTGGGTGTTCCCTGGAGGCACGGTGTCGGAGGCCGACCGCGCGAGCGACGGCGACGCGCTGCGCGCGGCAGCGGTCCGCGAGGTCGAGGAGGAGTGCGGGCTCGTGCTCGCGGCGGACGACCTCGAGCCGCTTTCGGAGTGGCTTCCGCCAGAGCAGGCCCGCGCGCGGTTCCGCACGAGCTTCTACCGGGCGGCGTACGTCGCGGGCGAGGTGCGCACCGATGACTTCGAGGTCGTCGAGCACGCGTGGATCACCGCCGCGGGAGCGCTCGCACGACATGCCGAGGGCGCGTGGGACTTCGGGCCCCCGACCTGGGTGACCCTCGCCGCCATGGCGACCGAAGACTCCCACCCCGCTCGCGAGTTCCACTCCCACGTCGTGGGCAGCGAGCCCACCATACTGGCGTGGGCGGGCGACGAACGGCATCCCGACCGTCCGGGACCCGCGGGGGCACGGCACCGCATCACGCTGGGACCGCGTCCGTGGGTGTACCTGCGCTGCAACGCGCACGAACCGGCCGCGCCGGAACCGAAGGAGGCAGCCGCATGA
- a CDS encoding NADPH:quinone oxidoreductase family protein yields MPLPRLMQAVRNVDNTGPAGLQVTEVPVPAPAADQALIEVHYAGVTFPDVLQTRGDYQLRIPLPFTVGCEFAGVVVAAGPDAGVVPGQRVAAIGPSGAFAEYALVGSRQVLPLPDELSFEDAAALPMNVLTADFALTHRGGLLAGECVLVHGAAGGLGTALVQRAKLASARVIAVVSSAEKAAVARAAGADETIVPEGFLQTVRELTDGRGVDIVADPVGGDRFTDSLRCLATNGRLLVLGFTGRSIPEVKVNRLLLTNTAVIGVAWGGLMATGAISPRDQWESLGDAVGAGTFRPPSATVHALADAPAAIASLDDRSAVGKLIIRMREA; encoded by the coding sequence ATGCCACTACCTCGCCTGATGCAGGCCGTCCGCAACGTCGACAACACCGGACCTGCGGGACTGCAGGTGACGGAGGTTCCCGTCCCCGCACCCGCCGCCGATCAGGCCCTCATCGAGGTGCACTACGCCGGTGTGACCTTCCCGGACGTCCTCCAGACCCGCGGGGACTACCAACTGCGGATCCCGCTGCCGTTCACCGTGGGCTGCGAGTTCGCGGGCGTGGTCGTCGCCGCAGGACCGGACGCCGGCGTGGTGCCCGGCCAGCGCGTCGCGGCGATCGGACCTTCCGGTGCATTCGCGGAGTACGCACTCGTCGGCAGCAGGCAAGTGCTGCCGCTTCCCGATGAGCTCTCGTTCGAGGATGCCGCGGCGTTGCCGATGAACGTGCTCACCGCGGACTTCGCCCTGACTCATCGGGGCGGCCTCCTGGCCGGGGAGTGCGTCCTCGTGCACGGTGCGGCCGGCGGCCTCGGCACCGCGCTCGTGCAGCGGGCGAAGCTCGCATCGGCCCGGGTGATCGCGGTCGTCTCCTCAGCGGAGAAGGCCGCCGTGGCGCGCGCCGCCGGCGCCGACGAGACGATCGTCCCCGAGGGGTTCCTTCAGACGGTCCGTGAGCTCACCGACGGTCGGGGCGTCGATATCGTGGCGGATCCCGTCGGCGGAGACCGTTTCACCGACTCCCTGCGCTGCCTCGCCACCAACGGGCGTCTGCTCGTGCTCGGATTCACCGGACGCAGCATCCCTGAGGTCAAGGTGAACCGGCTGCTGCTGACGAACACTGCGGTCATCGGCGTCGCGTGGGGCGGGCTCATGGCGACCGGCGCCATCTCGCCGCGCGACCAGTGGGAGTCGCTGGGCGACGCGGTCGGCGCGGGGACATTCCGCCCGCCGTCGGCGACCGTTCATGCGCTCGCCGACGCGCCCGCGGCGATCGCCAGCCTCGACGATCGCAGCGCTGTGGGCAAGCTCATCATCCGGATGCGGGAGGCCTGA
- a CDS encoding SDR family NAD(P)-dependent oxidoreductase, translated as MSDAIGLAGASVIVTGAGRGIGRAEAKLLAARGARVCVVDLGASVDGSSQTAEDPAAETVAEILAAGGEAFAVRASVSDADAVARIVSETVSTFGGIDALVCNAGNFAVHDLPDIDRTTVQRFLDVHLFGSLELARAAWPHLERSAAPRIVNTVSSALWGVPGMVPYGSAKGAVLALTHNLAVAGAPHGILVNAIAPGAGTRMVDATGDALPPGFAETMKQTMPAELVAPVAAFLASRDCTFTGEVLSASGGAVARLVTVRTPGIRDPHLTPESVRDRIDAILDLDGAKLHETGARVPTGAGRVLADGGSR; from the coding sequence ATGTCTGATGCGATCGGACTGGCGGGTGCATCCGTCATCGTCACCGGCGCAGGTCGCGGCATAGGCCGCGCCGAAGCGAAGCTGCTGGCTGCGCGGGGGGCACGCGTGTGCGTGGTCGACCTCGGCGCCAGCGTCGACGGCTCATCGCAGACGGCCGAGGATCCGGCCGCCGAGACGGTCGCCGAGATCCTCGCGGCCGGCGGCGAGGCGTTCGCGGTGCGGGCATCGGTGTCTGACGCCGATGCGGTGGCGCGCATCGTCAGCGAGACCGTGAGCACGTTCGGCGGTATCGACGCGCTCGTGTGCAACGCCGGCAACTTCGCGGTGCACGACTTGCCGGACATCGACCGCACGACCGTGCAGCGGTTCCTCGACGTCCACCTGTTCGGTTCGCTGGAGCTGGCGCGCGCGGCGTGGCCGCACCTCGAGCGCAGTGCCGCCCCACGGATCGTCAACACCGTGTCGTCCGCGCTGTGGGGCGTGCCGGGCATGGTGCCATACGGCAGCGCCAAGGGCGCCGTGCTGGCACTCACGCACAACCTCGCCGTCGCGGGGGCTCCGCACGGAATCCTCGTCAATGCGATCGCTCCCGGCGCCGGCACACGCATGGTCGACGCGACCGGCGATGCGCTCCCGCCCGGTTTCGCGGAGACCATGAAGCAGACCATGCCGGCCGAGCTCGTCGCGCCGGTCGCGGCCTTCCTCGCCTCGCGCGACTGCACGTTCACGGGAGAAGTGCTTTCGGCCTCGGGCGGCGCAGTGGCGCGCCTGGTGACGGTGCGCACCCCCGGCATCCGTGATCCGCATCTCACGCCAGAGAGCGTCCGCGACCGCATCGACGCCATCCTCGACCTCGACGGCGCGAAGCTGCACGAGACCGGGGCGCGCGTGCCGACCGGCGCCGGACGCGTGCTGGCGGACGGCGGGTCGCGATGA
- a CDS encoding MFS transporter: MFRSLRARNYRIWFLSGIVSNAGTWVQSTAMNWFILTELTDGDATAVGVALGLQFAPPLLLLPLTGWLPDRFDRRRLILVVNLLMLVLVAGMGAITLAGAMTLQLMFVLCLAFGILNACDIPARQTFVTDLVRQDDVANAIALNSASYNLGRLAGPAVAGALLVAVGAGWAFVANGATYLALVIALLLISPRELVPRATRPRPPRVWGGVRYLAKRPDLIFICASMFVVGAFAINIPLTSSIMVETFGGDAADFGIVNSLVAIGSLAGALYAAQAKRARLGIMVGSFALLTVAAIGGAVAPDIRWYTVSVVFAGFAVILALATANGYVQSTTHVLVRGRVLAAYMAVLMGSSTVGSPTLGIVADTWGGHWSVAVGAVAAGAATIAGAAWLRWGPRPELPPVTPSPATPPARHPLPEPLIPGSALDATGPFRAPTGADVGDDDDDETGADTRKPIFDT; the protein is encoded by the coding sequence ATGTTCCGGTCGCTGCGTGCTCGCAATTACCGCATTTGGTTCCTCTCGGGCATCGTGTCGAATGCCGGCACCTGGGTGCAGTCGACGGCGATGAACTGGTTCATCCTCACCGAACTCACCGACGGCGATGCCACCGCCGTCGGTGTCGCGCTCGGCCTGCAGTTCGCCCCGCCGCTGCTGCTGCTCCCCCTGACGGGCTGGCTGCCCGATCGCTTCGACCGGCGACGCCTCATCCTCGTGGTCAATCTGCTCATGCTGGTCCTCGTGGCGGGGATGGGCGCGATCACCCTTGCCGGCGCGATGACGCTGCAACTGATGTTCGTGCTGTGCCTGGCGTTCGGCATCCTCAACGCGTGCGACATCCCCGCACGACAGACGTTCGTCACGGATCTGGTGCGCCAGGACGACGTGGCCAACGCGATCGCGCTGAACTCGGCCTCCTACAATCTCGGGCGCCTCGCCGGCCCGGCGGTGGCGGGGGCGCTCCTGGTGGCCGTCGGCGCGGGGTGGGCCTTCGTCGCGAACGGGGCGACGTACCTCGCACTCGTCATCGCGCTCCTGCTGATCAGCCCTCGGGAACTGGTGCCACGCGCCACGCGTCCGCGACCGCCGCGGGTGTGGGGCGGCGTGCGGTACCTCGCCAAACGCCCGGATCTCATCTTCATCTGCGCGAGCATGTTCGTCGTCGGCGCCTTCGCGATCAACATCCCGCTGACGTCGTCGATCATGGTCGAGACCTTCGGCGGGGATGCCGCGGACTTCGGCATCGTCAACTCCCTTGTCGCGATCGGTTCGCTGGCCGGCGCGCTGTACGCCGCCCAGGCGAAGCGGGCGAGGCTTGGCATCATGGTCGGCTCGTTCGCCCTCCTCACCGTCGCGGCGATCGGCGGCGCGGTCGCTCCCGACATCCGCTGGTACACGGTCTCCGTGGTGTTCGCCGGCTTCGCCGTGATCCTGGCGCTGGCCACCGCCAACGGCTACGTGCAGTCGACCACGCACGTGCTGGTGCGCGGGCGCGTGCTCGCCGCGTACATGGCGGTCCTGATGGGCAGCTCGACGGTCGGATCTCCGACACTGGGCATCGTCGCCGACACATGGGGCGGGCATTGGTCGGTCGCCGTCGGTGCCGTCGCCGCCGGCGCCGCGACGATCGCCGGTGCGGCGTGGCTGCGCTGGGGCCCGCGTCCGGAGCTGCCACCGGTGACACCGTCGCCGGCGACACCGCCGGCGCGGCACCCGCTTCCCGAGCCCCTCATCCCCGGATCCGCCCTCGACGCAACCGGCCCGTTCCGCGCGCCCACCGGCGCCGACGTCGGGGATGACGATGACGACGAAACCGGCGCGGACACCCGAAAACCGATTTTTGATACTTGA
- a CDS encoding PaaI family thioesterase translates to MTAERPLDAAHVDDALRLTVALRDLADTAVRSRPGAHTAAAAEQIEAVVAQLEQHTVDDVLPWSYALDPMQKQLLVRLSGGDPASSAGRAWSSFNPIAPPVDMVMDGEEHVGRVSLGAAFTGPPGRVHGGTVATVLDHAMGALLFHLGRPSFTARLEIDYLAAAPLGAPLDLRANVERVDGRKSYVRATVSIDGAVAARATGLFLTMAR, encoded by the coding sequence ATGACCGCCGAACGCCCGCTGGATGCGGCACACGTCGACGACGCGCTCAGACTGACCGTGGCACTGCGCGACCTGGCCGACACGGCGGTGCGCTCTCGCCCCGGTGCCCACACGGCCGCCGCGGCGGAGCAGATCGAGGCGGTCGTCGCCCAGTTGGAGCAGCACACGGTCGACGACGTGCTGCCGTGGTCGTACGCGCTGGATCCCATGCAGAAGCAGCTGCTGGTCCGTCTCAGCGGCGGCGACCCCGCCAGCAGCGCCGGACGAGCGTGGTCGAGCTTCAATCCGATCGCGCCGCCCGTCGACATGGTGATGGACGGTGAGGAACATGTGGGCCGTGTCTCGCTGGGGGCAGCCTTCACGGGCCCGCCCGGACGCGTGCACGGCGGAACCGTCGCCACTGTGCTGGATCATGCCATGGGAGCGCTGCTGTTCCACCTGGGCCGGCCGTCCTTCACGGCGCGTCTCGAGATCGACTACCTCGCGGCCGCGCCCCTCGGTGCTCCGCTCGACCTCCGCGCGAACGTCGAGCGCGTCGACGGCCGCAAGTCATACGTGCGGGCGACGGTCTCGATCGACGGCGCGGTGGCTGCTCGCGCCACCGGGCTCTTCCTCACGATGGCGCGGTGA